One segment of Ureibacillus thermophilus DNA contains the following:
- a CDS encoding YitT family protein: MLKDIKIQEIIGIILGTAIFSFGFVHFNMLNKLGEGGFSGISLILYFTLGFDPAITNIVLNIPIFILGWKLLERKEFFYSIFGILSVSFFLKIFQAYQFTLDLKNDLLLASLFAGVFVGIGLGIIFRCGGTTGGVDIIARLVNKYVGWSMGKTMFFFDTFVLIASLFTYLNSITMMYTLVAVFVGAKVIDMVQEGAYSAKGAFIISSKPEEIAKTVSEKMERGITVFHAYGYYTKQPKDVLYCIVGRNEIVQLKSIIRKIDPKSFVSIIDVKDVTGEGFRIEE; the protein is encoded by the coding sequence ATGTTGAAAGATATAAAAATTCAAGAGATTATTGGCATTATTCTAGGAACTGCCATTTTCAGCTTCGGTTTTGTTCATTTTAATATGCTGAACAAGCTGGGAGAAGGCGGATTTAGTGGAATCTCGTTGATTTTATATTTTACGTTGGGTTTCGATCCAGCTATTACAAACATTGTTTTAAACATTCCAATATTTATTTTAGGTTGGAAATTGCTTGAACGTAAAGAGTTTTTCTACTCAATTTTTGGAATCCTCAGCGTTTCATTCTTTTTGAAAATTTTCCAAGCTTACCAATTCACGCTCGATTTGAAAAACGATTTGTTGCTCGCTTCATTATTTGCGGGCGTCTTTGTCGGCATTGGTTTAGGCATCATTTTCCGATGCGGCGGGACGACTGGCGGTGTAGACATCATTGCCCGGCTAGTCAATAAATATGTGGGCTGGAGCATGGGAAAAACGATGTTCTTTTTCGACACCTTCGTGCTGATTGCTTCACTGTTTACTTACTTAAATTCTATTACGATGATGTATACACTCGTCGCCGTTTTCGTCGGCGCAAAAGTCATCGACATGGTGCAGGAAGGGGCATATTCTGCTAAAGGGGCTTTCATCATCTCTTCCAAGCCTGAAGAAATAGCAAAAACCGTATCCGAAAAAATGGAACGAGGCATTACGGTGTTTCATGCATACGGCTACTATACAAAACAGCCGAAAGATGTATTGTACTGCATTGTTGGCAGAAATGAAATCGTTCAATTAAAATCCATCATCCGCAAAATTGACCCAAAATCTTTTGTATCCATCATTGATGTAAAAGACGTCACCGGCGAAGGATTCCGCATTGAAGAATAG
- a CDS encoding DUF1405 domain-containing protein: MKTLFPQILYLLGHRTTLTVLFIINFSGTIYGYIWYAPQLSRTEPQFLIFVPDSPTASLFFCLAIAGWLLGTNFKLMEALALITLVKYGIWAVVMNILTLMEIGSIGFTGWMLIVSHFMMAVEGILYIFKYRFTFLHLAIGAVWTLHNDVIDYVYGQMPTYSSLYKYADHIGYFTFWLSIACILISYYSYKKGDYLQKIK; this comes from the coding sequence ATGAAAACATTATTTCCGCAAATCCTATACTTGCTTGGGCACCGTACAACTTTAACGGTTCTGTTCATCATCAATTTTTCAGGAACGATTTATGGGTATATTTGGTATGCTCCGCAGCTTTCACGGACAGAACCCCAATTTTTGATCTTTGTGCCAGACAGCCCTACAGCTAGTTTATTTTTTTGTTTAGCCATTGCCGGCTGGCTGTTGGGAACGAACTTCAAATTAATGGAAGCTCTAGCTCTTATAACGCTGGTTAAATACGGCATTTGGGCGGTTGTCATGAATATACTTACATTGATGGAGATTGGATCCATTGGTTTTACAGGCTGGATGTTGATTGTCTCCCATTTTATGATGGCGGTAGAAGGAATTTTATATATATTTAAATACCGTTTTACTTTCCTTCATCTTGCAATTGGGGCGGTTTGGACGTTGCACAATGATGTGATTGACTATGTTTATGGGCAAATGCCGACTTACAGCAGTTTATATAAATATGCAGACCATATCGGATACTTCACTTTTTGGCTTTCTATCGCATGTATTCTCATTTCCTATTATTCCTATAAGAAGGGCGATTATTTGCAAAAAATCAAATAA
- the bshA gene encoding N-acetyl-alpha-D-glucosaminyl L-malate synthase BshA: MRKLKIGITCYPTVGGSGVLATELGKKLAERGHEIHFITSSVPFRLKKIYPNVYFHEVEVNNYSVFQYPPYDIALASKMADVIINQNLDVLHVHYAIPHAVCAVLAREMCGQNIGIVTTLHGTDISVLGQDSNLAQAIKYGIEKSDIVTAVSNALKEQTYEMINPNKEIETIYNFVDETVFKPLDEAPLLKKQYGIREDEKVIIHCSNFRRIKNLPDVVETFIQIRDHIPAKLLLVGDGPEQHRVMMQAKKSPYKEDILFLGKQENVEELFSISDLKLLLSENESFGLVLLEAMACGVPGIGTNVGGIPEVIDHGVNGYIVELGDVHQAAAYAIELLADENKHAEFKQNAIQTVQTKFSAEPIIDHYEELYYRLAALKV, translated from the coding sequence ATGAGAAAATTAAAGATTGGCATTACTTGTTACCCAACAGTGGGTGGGTCAGGAGTGTTAGCGACAGAGTTGGGGAAGAAACTCGCAGAACGAGGACATGAAATCCATTTTATTACATCTAGTGTGCCTTTTCGATTAAAGAAAATTTATCCAAATGTTTATTTCCATGAAGTCGAAGTAAACAATTATTCGGTGTTTCAATATCCTCCTTACGATATTGCTTTAGCAAGTAAAATGGCGGATGTCATTATAAATCAAAACTTAGATGTATTGCATGTTCACTATGCGATTCCACATGCGGTGTGCGCAGTTCTTGCCCGCGAAATGTGCGGACAAAATATTGGCATTGTGACGACTCTTCATGGAACAGATATTTCGGTATTAGGCCAAGATTCAAACCTTGCTCAAGCAATTAAATATGGCATTGAAAAATCCGACATCGTAACAGCAGTATCCAACGCATTAAAAGAACAAACATATGAAATGATTAACCCGAATAAAGAAATTGAAACGATTTATAATTTTGTTGATGAAACGGTCTTTAAACCATTAGATGAAGCCCCGTTGCTGAAAAAACAATACGGCATTCGAGAGGATGAAAAAGTGATCATCCATTGCTCGAATTTCCGAAGAATTAAAAACTTGCCGGATGTAGTTGAAACATTCATTCAAATTCGAGACCACATTCCAGCGAAATTGTTGCTTGTTGGCGATGGACCGGAGCAGCATCGGGTAATGATGCAAGCGAAAAAATCGCCGTATAAAGAAGATATTTTATTCTTAGGGAAACAAGAAAACGTGGAAGAATTGTTTTCTATAAGTGACTTAAAGCTATTATTATCTGAAAATGAATCTTTTGGTTTAGTGCTGCTTGAAGCAATGGCCTGCGGTGTGCCGGGCATTGGAACAAACGTTGGAGGAATTCCTGAAGTGATTGATCATGGCGTCAATGGATATATTGTTGAATTAGGCGATGTTCATCAAGCAGCTGCCTATGCCATTGAATTATTGGCGGATGAAAATAAACATGCAGAGTTCAAGCAAAATGCCATCCAAACAGTGCAAACAAAATTCAGTGCTGAACCGATTATTGATCATTATGAAGAACTATATTATCGATTGGCGGCATTAAAAGTATGA
- the dapB gene encoding 4-hydroxy-tetrahydrodipicolinate reductase encodes MTIRVAIAGCRGKMGKEAVKTVVAQEGMELVAALDYKHVGESLAELEMFPADLDVPIYLNLVQLIEETKPDVLIDLTSPQAVYEHVKVSLLHQVRSVVGTTGFTDEQLEELTQLAKEQNTGCIIAPNFAIGAVLMMKFAKEAAKYLPNVEIIELHHDRKLDAPSGTAKKTAQMIAEVREEQKQGHPLEKETMPGARGADFEGMRIHSVRLPGLVAHQEVIFGGKGQLLTIRHDSFNRESFMDGIVYCVEKVMELEQLVYGMENIL; translated from the coding sequence ATGACAATCAGAGTAGCAATCGCAGGATGCAGAGGAAAAATGGGGAAAGAGGCGGTCAAAACCGTTGTAGCTCAAGAGGGAATGGAACTGGTGGCAGCTCTTGACTATAAGCATGTAGGAGAGAGTCTTGCAGAACTTGAAATGTTTCCTGCCGATTTAGATGTACCTATTTATTTGAATTTGGTTCAATTAATAGAAGAAACAAAACCGGATGTGTTAATTGACTTAACGAGTCCACAAGCGGTTTATGAGCATGTAAAAGTTTCCCTATTGCATCAAGTTCGTTCGGTTGTAGGGACAACCGGTTTTACAGATGAACAATTAGAAGAATTAACGCAGCTGGCAAAAGAACAAAATACGGGCTGTATCATTGCACCAAATTTCGCAATTGGCGCTGTGTTGATGATGAAATTTGCAAAAGAGGCTGCAAAATATTTACCAAATGTGGAAATTATTGAATTACATCACGATCGCAAATTGGACGCTCCTTCCGGTACAGCAAAGAAAACGGCTCAAATGATTGCAGAAGTTCGCGAAGAGCAAAAGCAAGGCCACCCATTAGAAAAAGAAACGATGCCTGGTGCAAGAGGCGCTGATTTTGAAGGCATGCGCATCCACTCAGTACGACTTCCGGGATTAGTGGCCCATCAGGAAGTGATTTTTGGAGGCAAAGGTCAGTTATTGACGATTCGCCATGATTCCTTCAATCGTGAATCCTTTATGGATGGCATTGTTTACTGTGTCGAAAAAGTAATGGAATTAGAGCAACTAGTATATGGAATGGAAAATATTTTATAA
- the qcrB gene encoding menaquinol-cytochrome c reductase cytochrome b subunit, whose protein sequence is MLNKLYDWVDERLDITPIWRDIADHEVPEHVNPAHHFSAFVYCFGGLTFFITVIQILSGMFLTMYYVPDIENAWKSVYYLQNEVAFGEIVRGMHHWGASLVIVMMFLHTLRVFFTGSYKKPRELNWIVGVLIFCVMLGLGFTGYLLPWDMKALFATKVGLEIAGSVPFIGELIKILLAGDATIIGAQTLTRFFAIHVFFLPAGLFILLAVHFIMIRRQGISGPL, encoded by the coding sequence GTGCTAAACAAATTATATGATTGGGTCGATGAGCGTTTAGATATCACTCCGATTTGGCGTGATATTGCCGACCACGAAGTGCCAGAGCACGTTAACCCTGCACATCATTTCTCAGCATTCGTATACTGTTTCGGAGGACTTACATTCTTTATTACAGTCATCCAAATTTTATCTGGTATGTTCTTAACAATGTATTATGTGCCAGATATTGAAAACGCTTGGAAATCAGTATACTACTTACAAAACGAAGTAGCGTTTGGTGAGATTGTGCGCGGTATGCACCACTGGGGAGCATCATTGGTAATCGTAATGATGTTCTTACATACGCTTCGTGTGTTCTTTACAGGTTCTTATAAGAAACCTCGTGAGCTTAACTGGATTGTAGGTGTATTAATTTTCTGTGTAATGTTAGGTCTTGGATTTACAGGATACCTACTTCCTTGGGACATGAAAGCGTTGTTTGCGACTAAAGTAGGACTTGAAATTGCAGGTTCTGTTCCATTTATTGGTGAATTAATTAAAATCTTGCTTGCTGGTGACGCTACAATCATCGGTGCCCAAACTTTGACACGTTTCTTTGCGATTCACGTATTCTTCTTGCCTGCTGGTTTATTCATCTTGCTTGCAGTGCACTTTATTATGATTCGTCGTCAAGGTATATCAGGACCACTATGA
- a CDS encoding zinc metallopeptidase — translation MYLLYFLIILLLPIYAQLKVKRTYKHFSEVPGSKGLTGAQVARMILDSHGLTDVRVVPTQGILSDHYNPMTKTVALSEGNYYSDSLAAVAVAAHECGHAVQHQESYSFLVLRSKLVPVANFSSNLSWIFVMIGLIAQSTNMLLLGIILLAAGVLFQVVTLPVEFDASKRAMNEVIQLGIISNSEENGARKVLSAAALTYVAAAAVAILELVRLILIFTNMNSNED, via the coding sequence ATGTATCTTCTATATTTTCTCATTATTTTGTTATTGCCAATTTATGCGCAATTAAAAGTTAAACGCACTTATAAACATTTTTCAGAAGTTCCTGGCTCCAAAGGGTTGACGGGTGCCCAAGTGGCTCGAATGATTTTAGACAGCCATGGACTTACAGATGTCCGAGTAGTTCCTACGCAAGGAATTTTATCAGACCATTACAATCCGATGACAAAAACGGTTGCATTATCGGAAGGAAACTACTACAGCGACTCTTTGGCTGCTGTTGCTGTTGCAGCCCATGAATGCGGACACGCCGTTCAACATCAAGAGTCCTACTCTTTTTTAGTTTTGCGTTCTAAACTTGTTCCTGTTGCAAACTTCTCATCAAACTTGTCATGGATTTTTGTCATGATTGGTTTGATTGCCCAAAGTACAAATATGCTTTTATTAGGGATTATTTTGCTTGCTGCCGGCGTCTTATTCCAAGTCGTGACATTGCCTGTGGAGTTTGATGCTTCCAAACGGGCAATGAATGAGGTCATTCAATTAGGCATCATCAGTAATAGCGAAGAAAATGGGGCACGCAAAGTGTTAAGTGCAGCAGCGTTAACATATGTAGCCGCAGCTGCAGTGGCTATTCTTGAACTGGTGCGATTAATTTTAATTTTTACTAACATGAATTCCAATGAAGATTAA
- a CDS encoding menaquinol-cytochrome c reductase cytochrome b/c subunit — protein MHRGKGMKFVGDSRIKANNKMPNKPKDYSEYPGKTEAFWPDFLLKEWMVGAVFLIGYLILTVAHPSPLERPADPTDTSYIPLPDWYFLFLYQLLKYSFAAGDYNVIGAIIIPGLAIGALLLMPWLDKGPERRPSKRPIPVAIMLLVVASMFYLTWESAAHHDWEASKAQGQITPKDLGLIPDIEIDENSEGYKIFQTQQTCIGCHGGDLTGVGTNPMLLGNELTADEVLDIIKNGRGAMPGGQFSGTDEELKILAEFIASLKEE, from the coding sequence ATGCATCGCGGAAAAGGAATGAAATTTGTCGGCGACTCCCGCATTAAAGCGAATAATAAAATGCCGAACAAGCCAAAAGACTATTCCGAATATCCTGGAAAAACAGAAGCCTTTTGGCCGGACTTCTTACTAAAAGAATGGATGGTTGGTGCTGTTTTTCTAATCGGATATTTAATTTTAACGGTCGCTCATCCTTCACCATTAGAGCGTCCAGCTGATCCAACAGATACATCGTACATTCCATTACCAGACTGGTATTTCTTATTCTTATACCAATTATTAAAATATTCATTTGCTGCTGGTGACTACAACGTTATTGGTGCAATTATAATTCCAGGATTAGCCATTGGGGCATTATTATTAATGCCTTGGTTGGATAAAGGACCTGAGCGTCGTCCATCAAAACGACCAATTCCTGTTGCAATTATGTTATTAGTTGTAGCTTCAATGTTCTATTTAACTTGGGAATCTGCGGCTCACCATGACTGGGAAGCTTCAAAAGCTCAAGGTCAAATCACACCAAAAGATTTAGGTTTAATCCCAGATATTGAAATCGATGAAAATTCTGAAGGATATAAAATCTTCCAAACTCAACAAACATGTATAGGTTGTCACGGTGGTGATTTAACAGGTGTTGGCACTAACCCTATGCTACTAGGTAACGAATTGACTGCTGATGAAGTTCTTGATATCATTAAAAACGGTCGTGGTGCAATGCCTGGTGGACAATTCTCTGGTACTGATGAGGAATTAAAAATCTTAGCAGAATTCATTGCAAGTTTGAAAGAAGAATAA
- the mgsA gene encoding methylglyoxal synthase, with translation MKIALIAHDSKKDSLVEFAIAYKEILSQHELYATGTTGRRIIEEAGLSVTCFRSGPLGGDQQMGAMIANNDMDMVFFFRDPLTAQPHEPDCTALIRLCDVYNIPLATNMGTAEILLKGLQEGFVDWRLIQERKSSN, from the coding sequence ATGAAAATCGCATTAATTGCCCACGATAGCAAAAAAGATAGTCTTGTTGAGTTTGCCATTGCATATAAAGAAATATTGTCACAGCATGAATTATATGCAACAGGAACAACAGGCCGCCGCATTATCGAAGAGGCAGGGCTTTCCGTTACTTGTTTTCGTTCCGGTCCTTTAGGTGGCGACCAACAAATGGGAGCAATGATTGCAAACAATGATATGGATATGGTATTTTTCTTCCGCGATCCATTAACTGCTCAGCCTCATGAGCCTGATTGTACAGCGCTTATTCGTTTGTGCGATGTATACAATATTCCTCTTGCTACCAATATGGGAACGGCAGAAATTTTGTTGAAAGGCTTGCAAGAAGGATTCGTGGATTGGCGTTTAATTCAGGAAAGAAAATCATCGAATTAA